A region of Granulicella aggregans DNA encodes the following proteins:
- a CDS encoding esterase family protein: protein MRRDYHKWFSPRLGRDMELLVFGHAGMPAVVFPTSQGRFFEFEDRGMVGAIANKIENGEVQLFCVDSVDSESWYNRSVPPRSKVARQVQYDEYIVHEVIPLVKQLNWSPLRAAVGCSFGGYHAVTMALRHPDVFTAFLSMSGAFDMGNFLDGYHDQDVYFNQPTQFLPGMSDPWFLDRYRHNTYVLATGVHDQCWSQNEKLGGIMRAKGIPVRLDVWGDGTGHDWPWWQRMLQTYL from the coding sequence ATGAGACGGGATTACCACAAGTGGTTTTCGCCCCGCCTGGGGCGCGATATGGAGCTGCTGGTCTTTGGTCATGCGGGGATGCCGGCGGTGGTTTTTCCGACCTCGCAGGGACGGTTCTTCGAGTTTGAAGATCGCGGGATGGTGGGTGCGATCGCGAACAAGATCGAGAATGGCGAGGTGCAGCTCTTCTGCGTTGATTCTGTTGACTCGGAGAGCTGGTATAACCGGAGCGTTCCGCCGCGGTCGAAGGTGGCGCGACAGGTGCAATACGACGAGTACATCGTTCACGAGGTGATTCCGCTGGTGAAGCAGCTGAACTGGTCTCCGTTGCGGGCGGCGGTGGGATGCAGCTTTGGCGGATATCACGCGGTGACGATGGCACTGCGGCATCCGGATGTATTTACGGCGTTTTTGTCGATGAGCGGGGCGTTCGATATGGGGAACTTCCTCGACGGATATCACGACCAGGATGTGTACTTCAATCAGCCGACGCAGTTTCTGCCGGGGATGAGCGACCCGTGGTTTCTCGATCGATACCGGCACAATACCTACGTGCTGGCGACCGGAGTGCATGACCAATGCTGGAGTCAGAATGAGAAGTTGGGCGGGATCATGCGGGCGAAGGGGATTCCGGTGCGGCTGGATGTCTGGGGCGATGGGACCGGGCATGATTGGCCGTGGTGGCAAAGGATGTTGCAGACTTATCTATAG
- a CDS encoding aminopeptidase has protein sequence MTNTVEHPAAIDLRTLSFSPEFTAGAHNAVATCLRIQPDEKVTLITDRACAEIAASMALELEHVGCQWNAFVLEDLAPRPLTGMPEEVLEDMESSQVSIFAVEVQPNELRSRMQMTDVVNRRRMRHAHMVNITPEIMTQGMRADFLAVDRLSQAVLEKVRAATYVRATTPAGTDIHAELSPQYKWFKTSGIISTEKWGNLPGGECFTAPGEVNGVFVVDGVVGDFLCKRYGILKETPLTIAIEGNRIVKVSSANKALEKEFWDYTHTDENSDRVGEFAIGTNIGVERVIGNILQDEKFPGVHIAFGDPYGAHTGAQWKSSTHIDVVGLEFNIWLGNAEGEEQIMREGVFLLDT, from the coding sequence ATGACAAACACGGTGGAACACCCTGCGGCAATCGATTTACGTACTTTGAGCTTCTCTCCTGAGTTCACGGCTGGGGCCCACAATGCGGTTGCGACTTGCCTGCGGATTCAGCCTGACGAGAAGGTGACGCTGATTACCGACAGAGCCTGCGCGGAGATTGCGGCCTCGATGGCGCTGGAACTGGAGCACGTGGGGTGTCAGTGGAATGCGTTTGTCTTGGAAGATCTTGCACCGCGACCGCTGACGGGGATGCCTGAAGAGGTTCTCGAGGACATGGAGAGCTCGCAGGTGAGCATCTTCGCGGTCGAGGTGCAGCCGAACGAGCTTCGCAGCCGGATGCAGATGACGGATGTCGTGAACCGGCGGCGGATGCGTCATGCGCACATGGTGAACATTACGCCGGAGATCATGACGCAGGGGATGCGCGCGGATTTTCTGGCGGTGGACCGGTTGAGCCAGGCGGTGCTGGAGAAGGTGCGGGCGGCGACTTATGTGCGGGCCACCACTCCTGCAGGTACGGACATCCATGCCGAGCTGAGCCCGCAATACAAGTGGTTCAAGACATCGGGGATCATCAGCACGGAGAAGTGGGGAAACCTGCCGGGTGGAGAGTGCTTCACGGCTCCGGGCGAGGTGAATGGGGTTTTTGTCGTCGATGGTGTCGTCGGAGACTTTCTCTGCAAGCGTTATGGGATTCTCAAAGAGACGCCGCTGACGATCGCGATCGAGGGAAACAGGATCGTGAAGGTGTCTTCGGCGAACAAGGCGCTGGAGAAAGAGTTCTGGGACTACACGCACACGGATGAGAACTCGGACCGTGTGGGCGAGTTCGCGATTGGGACGAACATCGGCGTGGAGCGGGTGATCGGGAACATCCTGCAGGACGAGAAGTTTCCCGGTGTGCATATCGCCTTTGGCGACCCATATGGGGCGCATACCGGAGCGCAGTGGAAGTCTTCGACGCATATCGATGTGGTGGGGCTGGAGTTCAATATCTGGCTGGGGAATGCGGAAGGCGAAGAGCAGATTATGCGGGAGGGGGTCTTCCTGCTCGATACATAA
- a CDS encoding ATP-grasp domain-containing protein yields the protein MKKIGVLFGQENTFPGALVDKINSMEIDGLTAEFVHLGGVHMGVPSGYDVIVDRISHDLPFYRAYLKNAILNGTQVINNPFWWSADDKFFNYALAEKLGVAVPRTVLLPHKDYPPDINAQSLRNLEYPLDWEGIFDYVKFPAFLKPHDGGGWRDVFHVHNPEEFFRAYHQTRDLCMTLQAAVNFKEYFRCYVVGQSEVRIMAYDPKRPHAERYVMGPNTAPAKLLKRVEKDALTLCKALGYDLNTVEFAVEDGVPYAIDFMNPAPDADLHSVGRESFDWIVDAVAKLAVKKAKASDKVTTGMNWSAFLSGTTVEKKAAPKKVAAKKAVAKKAAKKKE from the coding sequence TTGAAGAAGATTGGTGTGTTGTTCGGGCAGGAGAACACGTTTCCGGGGGCGCTGGTCGACAAGATCAACTCGATGGAGATCGATGGGCTGACGGCTGAGTTTGTACACCTGGGCGGGGTGCACATGGGTGTGCCTTCGGGGTACGACGTGATCGTGGACCGGATCTCGCACGATCTTCCGTTCTACCGGGCCTATCTGAAGAACGCGATCCTGAATGGGACGCAGGTGATCAACAATCCGTTCTGGTGGTCGGCGGATGACAAGTTCTTCAACTATGCGCTGGCCGAGAAACTGGGCGTTGCGGTGCCTAGAACCGTGCTGCTGCCGCATAAGGACTATCCGCCGGATATCAATGCACAGTCGCTGAGGAACCTGGAGTATCCGCTGGATTGGGAAGGGATCTTCGACTACGTGAAGTTCCCGGCGTTTCTGAAGCCGCATGACGGCGGTGGGTGGCGGGATGTCTTCCATGTGCACAATCCTGAGGAGTTCTTCCGTGCGTATCACCAGACTCGCGACCTTTGCATGACGCTGCAGGCGGCGGTCAACTTCAAGGAGTACTTCCGCTGTTATGTGGTGGGGCAGAGTGAAGTTCGGATCATGGCGTACGACCCGAAGCGTCCTCATGCGGAGCGATATGTAATGGGGCCGAATACGGCTCCGGCGAAGCTGCTCAAGCGCGTAGAGAAGGACGCGCTGACGCTGTGCAAGGCTCTGGGGTATGACCTCAACACGGTCGAGTTCGCGGTGGAGGATGGCGTGCCGTATGCGATCGACTTTATGAACCCGGCTCCGGATGCCGATCTGCACTCGGTTGGGCGTGAAAGCTTCGACTGGATTGTGGATGCGGTGGCGAAGCTTGCGGTGAAGAAGGCCAAGGCGTCGGATAAGGTGACCACCGGGATGAATTGGTCTGCATTTTTGAGCGGTACGACGGTGGAGAAGAAGGCCGCTCCGAAGAAAGTGGCAGCGAAGAAGGCTGTGGCGAAGAAGGCGGCAAAGAAGAAGGAGTAG
- a CDS encoding carboxylate-amine ligase: MRPSFSLGIEEEYQTVDPETRDLRSHIATEMLAEGKLRLEERVKAEMHQSVIEVGTRVCKNIQEAQEDLFDLRRNMIGLAEKHGLVLVAGATHPFADWRVQEIYPDPRYAQVVEDLQLVARANLIFGLHVHVGIEDREAAIRIMNSLRYFLPHILALSTNSPFWLGMETGYKSYRAKVFENFPRTNLPDSFSSYSEFENYVNLLIKTNSIDNAKKIWWDVRPHPFFDTIEVRICDIPLRAQETVAIAALIQATARKLWDLHSRNQDFRQYSRALLMENKFRAVRYGLDGKMIDFGKQIEVPARELISEYLAFVDDTLDELGSRNEIGYIRTMMERGSGADRQLKVFRETGSLRAVVDYMASETKAGL; this comes from the coding sequence ATGCGGCCATCGTTTTCTTTAGGGATTGAAGAGGAGTACCAGACAGTCGATCCGGAGACGCGGGATCTGCGGTCTCATATTGCGACAGAGATGCTGGCTGAAGGGAAATTGCGGCTGGAGGAGCGCGTCAAGGCCGAGATGCACCAGTCGGTGATCGAGGTGGGCACGCGGGTCTGCAAGAACATCCAGGAGGCGCAGGAGGATCTGTTCGACCTGCGGCGGAACATGATTGGCCTGGCGGAGAAGCATGGGCTGGTGCTCGTGGCCGGCGCGACTCATCCTTTCGCGGACTGGAGGGTGCAGGAGATCTATCCTGACCCACGGTATGCGCAGGTAGTCGAAGACCTTCAGTTGGTTGCGCGGGCGAACCTGATCTTTGGATTGCATGTGCATGTGGGGATCGAGGACCGCGAGGCGGCGATCCGCATCATGAACTCGCTGCGGTACTTTCTGCCGCATATCCTGGCGCTCTCGACGAACTCGCCGTTCTGGCTGGGGATGGAGACGGGGTACAAGAGCTATCGCGCGAAGGTGTTTGAGAACTTTCCGCGGACGAACCTGCCGGACAGCTTTTCGAGCTACTCGGAGTTTGAGAACTACGTAAACCTGCTGATCAAGACAAACAGCATCGATAACGCGAAGAAGATCTGGTGGGATGTGCGACCGCATCCTTTCTTCGACACGATTGAGGTGCGGATCTGCGACATTCCGCTGCGGGCGCAGGAGACGGTGGCGATTGCGGCGCTGATCCAGGCGACGGCTCGGAAGCTGTGGGACCTGCACTCGCGGAACCAGGACTTCCGGCAATACTCGCGGGCGCTATTGATGGAGAACAAGTTTCGGGCGGTGCGGTATGGGCTGGACGGCAAGATGATCGATTTTGGAAAGCAGATCGAGGTGCCGGCACGGGAGTTGATCTCGGAGTACCTCGCGTTTGTGGACGATACGCTCGATGAACTGGGCAGCAGGAACGAGATCGGGTATATCCGGACGATGATGGAGCGGGGCTCGGGGGCTGATCGGCAGTTGAAGGTCTTCCGCGAGACGGGGAGTCTGCGGGCTGTGGTCGACTACATGGCTTCGGAGACGAAGGCCGGGTTATAG